Genomic window (Escherichia fergusonii ATCC 35469):
AACAGGACAGCGAAGAAACCGAATAAGGTTTCATGCTGTTTTTTTACACGGGGAGCCAGCGATCCTGCGTTCCCCGCTGATCTATTTAGAGGGTTATACGCTTGTTTGACCGTTATGATGCTGGTGAGCAGGCGGTACTGGTACACATCTATTTTACGCAAGACAAAGATATGGAAGACCTCCAGGAGTTTGAATCTCTGGTTTCTTCCGCCGGTGTCGAAGCATTGCAGGTGATTACCGGTAGCCGTAAAGCGCCGCACCCAAAGTATTTTGTAGGTGAAGGTAAAGCAGTTGAAATTGCGGAAGCTGTCAAAGCGACGGGTGCTTCGGTCGTTCTTTTTGACCATGCCCTGAGCCCGGCGCAAGAGCGTAACCTGGAGCGTTTGTGCGAGTGTCGTGTTATCGACCGCACCGGCCTTATTTTAGATATTTTCGCCCAACGTGCGCGTACCCATGAGGGTAAGTTGCAGGTTGAGCTGGCGCAGTTGCGCCATCTGGCTACGCGCCTGGTGCGTGGCTGGACCCACCTTGAAAGACAGAAAGGCGGGATCGGTTTGCGTGGTCCGGGTGAAACCCAGCTCGAAACCGACCGTCGTTTGTTGCGTAATCGCATCGTGCAGATACAGTCGCGCCTGGAAAGAGTTGAAAAACAGCGTGAGCAGGGGCGGCAATCGCGTATCAAAGCCGACGTTCCTACTGTTTCGCTGGTGGGATATACCAACGCCGGTAAATCTACCCTTTTCAATCGCATCACCGAAGCGCGGGTCTATGCGGCAGACCAGTTGTTTGCCACCCTCGACCCGACGTTGCGGCGTATTGACGTCGCGGATGTCGGTGAAACCGTGTTGGCAGATACCGTAGGGTTTATTCGCCACCTGCCGCACGATCTGGTGGCGGCATTTAAAGCCACGTTACAAGAGACGCGGCAAGCCACATTGCTGCTGCACGTCATTGACGCGGCAGATGTGCGAGTACAAGAAAACATCGAAGCGGTGAATACGGTTCTTGAAGAGATCGATGCTCACGAGATCCCAACCCTGCTGGTGATGAACAAGATCGATATGCTGGAAGATTTTGAACCGCGTATTGATCGGGACGAAGAGAACAAACCGATCCGTGTCTGGCTTTCTGCGCAGACCGGAGCGGGGATACCACAGCTTTTTCAGGCTTTGACGGAGCGTCTTTCCGGCGAGGTGGCGCAGCATACATTGCGTCTGCCGCCGCAGGAAGGGCGTCTGAGAAGTCGTTTTTATCAGCTTCAGGCAATAGAAAAAGAGTGGATGGAGGAGGACGGCAGCGTAAGTCTGCAAGTTCGTATGCCGATCGTTGACTGGCGTCGCCTCTGCAAACAAGAACCGGCGTTGATCGATTACTTGATCTAACGGCGTAGCGTCTGAAGCGTGGAGTCATATCCTCTGGCGTCGAAAGACAACAGGGATCACCGCATAACAAATATGGAGCACAAACATGGCGTGGAATCAGCCCGGTAATAACGGACAAGACCGCGACCCGTGGGGAAGCAGCAAACCTGGCGGCAACTCTGAGGGAAATGGAAACAAAGGCGGTCGCGATCAAGGGCCACCTGATTTAGATGATATCTTCCGCAAACTGAGCAAAAAGCTCGGTGGTCTGGGCGGCGGTAAAGGCACCGGATCTGGCGGTGGTAATTCATCGCAAGGCCCGCGCCCGCAGCTTGGCGGTCGTGTCGTTACCATCGCAGCGGCAGCGATTGTCATTATTTGGGCGGCCAGTGGTTTCTACACCATTAAAGAAGCCGAACGCGGCGTGGTAACACGCTTTGGTAAATTCAGCCATCTGGTTGAGCCGGGTCTGAACTGGAAACCGACGTTTATCGACGAAGTCAAACCGGTGAACGTGGAAGCCGTGCGTGAACTGGCTGCTTCCGGTGTGATGCTGACGTCGGACGAAAACGTGGTGCGCGTTGAGATGAACGTACAGTACCGCGTCACCAATCCGGAAAAATATCTATATAGCGTGACCAGCCCGGATGACAGCCTGCGTCAGGCTACCGACAGCGCCCTGCGTGGGGTTATCGGTAAATACACCATGGACCGCATTCTGACGGAAGGTCGTACCGTGATTCGTAGCGATACTCAGCGCGAACTGGAAGAGACGATTCGTCCGTATGACATGGGTATCACTCTGCTGGACGTCAACTTCCAGGCAGCTCGTCCGCCGGAAGAAGTAAAAGCGGCGTTTGACGATGCGATTGCCGCGCGTGAAAACGAACAGCAATACATTCGTGAAGCAGAAGCGTATACCAACGAAGTTCAGCCGCGTGCGAACGGTCAGGCGCAACGTATCCTCGAAGAGGCTCGTGCGTACAAGGCTCAGACTATCCTGGAAGCCCAGGGTGAAGTGGCACGCTTTGCTAAACTTCTGCCGGAATATAAAGCTGCGCCGGAAATTACCCGCGAGCGCCTGTATATCGAGACGATGGAAAAAGTGTTGGGCAACACCCGCAAAGTGCTGGTTAACGATAAAGGTGGCAACCTGATGGTTCTGCCGTTAGACCAGATGCTGAAAGGTGGCAATGCCCCTGCGGCGAAGAGCGATAACGGTGCCAGCAATCTGCTGCGTCTGCCGCCAGCCTCTTCCTCCACAACCAGTGGAGCAAGCAACACGTCGTCCACCAGTCAGGGCGATATTATGGACCAACGCCGCGCTAACGCGCAGCGTAACGACTACCAGCGTCAGGGGGAATAACGATGCGTAAGTCAGTTATCGCGATTATCATCATCGTGCTGGTAGTGCTTTACATGTCTGTCTTTGTCGTCAAAGAAGGTGAGCGCGGTATTACGCTGCGTTTTGGTAAGGTACTGCGTGACGATGACAACAAACCTCTGGTTTATGAGCCGGGTCTGCATTTCAAGATACCGTTCATTGAAACGGTGAAAATGCTTGATGCACGTATTCAGACCATGGACAACCAGGCCGACCGCTTTGTGACTAAAGAGAAGAAAGACCTGATCGTCGACTCTTACATCAAATGGCGCATCAGTGATTTCAGCCGTTACTACCTGGCAACGGGCGGTGGCGACATTTCGCAAGCGGAAGTGCTGTTGAAACGTAAGTTCTCTGACCGTCTGCGTTCTGAAATTGGTCGCCTGGACGTGAAAGACATCGTCACCGATTCCCGTGGTCGTCTGACCCTCGAAGTACGTGACGCGCTGAACTCCGGTTCTGCGGGTACAGAAGATGAAGTTACTACCCCGGCGGCAGATAACGCCATTGCCGAAGCGGCAGAGCGCGTAACGGCTGAGACGAAGGGTAAAGTACCGGTCATCAACCCGAACAGTATGGCGGCGCTGGGTATTGAAGTTGTCGATGTGCGTATCAAGCAGATCAACCTGCCGACCGAAGTGTCTGAAGCGATCTACAACCGTATGCGCGCCGAGCGTGAAGCGGTAGCACGTCGTCACCGTTCACAAGGTCAGGAAGAAGCGGAAAAACTGCGCGCGACTGCCGACTATGAAGTGACCAGAACGCTGGCAGAAGCTGAGCGTCAGGGCCGCATCATGCGTGGTGAAGGCGATGCAGAAGCAGCCAAACTGTTTGCTGATGCATTCAGTAAAGATCCGGACTTCTACGCATTCATCCGTAGCCTGCGTGCTTATGAGAACAGCTTCTCCGGCAATCAGGACGTGATGGTCATGAGCCCGGACAGCGATTTCTTCCGCTACATGAAGACGCCGACTTCCGCAACGCGTTAATATAACGACTGCGGTACAGGTCAATAAAGCCACCGCATCCTCAGGGATGCCGGTGGTTTTCTTTTTCTATAAGGATAATGAATGAATTCGACAATCTGGCTGGCGCTTGCTCTGGTTTTGGTGTTGGAAGGTTTAGGGCCGATGCTTTACCCGAAGGCATGGAAGAAGATGATCTCTGCGATGACCAATTTGCCCGATAATATTTTACGTCGTTTTGGCGGTGGACTTGTGGTTGCGGGCGTTGTGGTCTACTACATGTTGAGGAAAACGATTGGCTGAACAAAAAACAGACTGACCGAGGTCATTTTTGAGTGCAAAAAGTGCTGTAACTCTGAAAAAGCGATGGTAGAATCCATTTTTAAGCAAACGGTGATTTTGAAAAATGGGTAACAACGTCGTCGTACTGGGCACCCAATGGGGTGACGAAGGTAAAGGTAAGATCGTCGATCTTCTGACTGAACGGGCTAAATATGTTGTACGCTACCAGGGCGGTCACAACGCAGGCCATACTCTCGTAATCAACGGTGAAAAAACCGTTCTCCATCTTATTCCATCAGGTATTCTCCGCGAGAATGTAACCAGCATCATCGGTAACGGTGTTGTGCTGTCTCCGGCCGCGCTGATGAAAGAGATGAAAGAACTGGAAGACCGTGGCATCCCCGTTCGTGAGCGTCTGCTGCTGTCTGAAGCATGTCCGCTGATCCTTGATTATCACGTTGCGCTGGATAACGCGCGTGAGAAAGCGCGCGGCGCGAAAGCGATCGGCACCACGGGTCGTGGTATCGGGCCTGCTTATGAAGATAAAGTGGCACGTCGTGGTCTGCGTGTTGGCGACCTTTTCGACAAAGAAACCTTCGCTGAAAAACTGAAAGAAGTGATGGAATATCACAACTTCCAGTTGGTTAACTACTACAAAGCTGAAGCGGTTGATTACCAGAAAGTTCTGGATGATACGATGGCTGTTGCCGACATCCTGACTTCTATGGTGGTTGACGTTTCTGACCTGCTCGACCAGGCGCGTCAGCGTGGCGATTTCGTCATGTTCGAAGGTGCGCAGGGTACGCTGCTGGATATCGACCACGGTACTTATCCGTACGTAACTTCTTCCAACACCACTGCAGGTGGCGTGGCGACCGGTTCCGGCCTGGGCCCGCGTTATGTTGATTACGTTCTGGGTATCCTCAAAGCTTACTCCACTCGTGTAGGTGCAGGTCCGTTCCCGACCGAACTGTTTGATGAAACTGGTGAGTTCCTCTGCAAGCAGGGTAACGAATTCGGCGCAACTACGGGTCGTCGTCGTCGTACCGGCTGGCTGGACACCGTTGCCGTTCGTCGTGCGGTACAGCTGAACTCCCTGTCTGGCTTCTGCCTGACCAAACTGGACGTTCTGGATGGCCTGAAAGAGGTGAAACTCTGCGTGGCTTACCGTATGCCGGATGGTCGCGAAGTGACTACCACTCCGCTGGCAGCAGACGACTGGAAAGGTGTAGAGCCGATTTACGAAACCATGCCGGGCTGGTCTGAATCCACCTTCGGCGTGAAAGATCGTAGCGGTCTGCCGCAGGCGGCACTGAACTACATCAAGCGTATTGAAGAACTGACCGGTGTGCCGATCGATATCATCTCTACCGGCCCGGATCGTACTGAAACCATGATTCTGCGCGACCCGTTCGACGCGTAATTCTGGTACGCCTGGCAGATATTTTGCCTGCCGGGCTAACAGTGTGATACATTGCTGTGTCGGGTTAGCCATTATGCTATCCGACACAGTGTTAAATCCTCGCTTTTTTCCTTCCCCGAACTGAAATAAATTAGCGACACAGCTTGTGGCTGGTTTATCATCAATATAAATGTATTTTTTCCCGCTTTCCCTTTTGAGGTTGATGTGCAGTTAACGAGTTTCACTGATTACGGATTACGTGCGCTGATCTACATGGCGTCATTGCCAGAAGGGCGGATGACCAGTATTTCTGAAGTGACTGACGTCTACGGCGTCTCCCGTAATCATATGGTCAAAATAATCAATCAACTTAGTCGTGCCGGCTACGTGACTGCTGTTCGTGGAAAAAATGGCGGCATTCGCCTGGGGAAACCGGCGAGTGCGATACGTATTGGTGATGTGGTGCGCGAGCTGGAGCCCTTATCGCTGGTGAATTGCAGCAGTGAGTTTTGCCACATTACACCTGCCTGTCGGTTGAAACAGGCGCTTTCTAAGGCCGTGCAAAGTTTTCTTATGGAACTGGATAACTACACGCTTGCCGATTTGGTTGAAGAGAATCAACCGCTTTATAAATTATTGCTGGTGGAGTGACGAAAATCTTCATCAGAGATGACAACGGAGGAACCGAGATGTCACAAGATCCTTTCCAGGAACGCGAAGCTGAAAAATACGCGAATCCCATCCCTAGTCGGGAATTTATCCTCGAACATTTAACCAAACGTGAAAAACCGGCCAGCCGTGATGAGCTGGCGGTAGAACTACACATTGAAGGCGAAGAGCAGCTTGAAGGCCTGCGTCGCCGCCTGCGTGCGATGGAGCGCGACGGTCAACTGGTCTTCACTCGCCGTCAGTGCTATGCGCTGCCGGAACGCCTCGACCTGGTGAAAGGTACCGTTATTGGCCACCGTGATGGCTACGGCTTTCTGCGGGTTGAAGGGCGTAAAGATGATTTGTATCTCTCCAGCGAGCAGATGAAAACCTGCATTCATGGCGATCAGGTCCTGGCGCAGCCGCTGGGCGCTGACCGTAAAGGCCGCCGTGAAGCGCGTATTGTCCGCGTGCTGGTGCCAAAAACCAGCCAGATTGTTGGCCGCTACTTTACCGAAGCGGGCGTCGGCTTTGTGGTTCCTGACGACAGCCGTCTGAGCTTCGATATCTTAATCCCGCCCGATCAGATCATGGGCGCGCGGATGGGCTTTGTGGTGGTGGTTGAACTGACTCAACGCCCGACTCGCCGTACCAAAGCGGTGGGTAAAATCGTCGAAGTGCTGGGCGATAATATGGGCACCGGCATGGCGGTTGATATTGCTCTGCGTACCCATGAAATTCCGTACATCTGGCCGCAGGCTGTTGAGCAACAGGTTGCCGGGCTGAAAGAAGAAGTGCCGGAAGAGGCGAAAGCTGGCCGTGTCGATCTGCGCGATTTACCGCTGGTCACCATTGATGGCGAAGACGCCCGTGACTTTGACGATGCAGTTTACTGCGAGAAAAAACGCGGCGGTGGCTGGCGTTTGTGGGTCGCAATTGCCGATGTCAGCTACTATGTGCGTCCGCCAACACCGCTGGACAGAGAAGCGCGTAACCGTGGTACGTCGGTCTACTTCCCTTCGCAGGTTATCCCGATGCTGCCGGAAGTGCTCTCTAACGGCCTGTGTTCGCTCAACCCGCAGGTAGACCGCCTGTGTATGGTTTGCGAGATGACGATTTCGTCGAAAGGCCGCCTGACGGGCTACAAATTCTACGAAGCGGTGATGAGCTCTCACGCGCGTCTGACCTACACCAAAGTCTGGCATATTCTGCAGGGCGATCAGGAGCTGCGCGAGCAGTACGCCCCGCTGGTTAAGCATCTCGAAGAGTTACATAACCTCTATAAAGTGCTGGATAAAGCCCGTGAAGAACGCGGCGGGATCTCATTTGAGAGCGAAGAAGCGAAGTTTATTTTCAACGCTGAACGCCGTATTGAGCGTATCGAACAGACCCAGCGTAACGACGCACACAAGTTAATTGAAGAGTGCATGATTCTGGCGAATATCTCGGCGGCGCGTTTCGTTGAGAAGGCCAAAGAACCGGCACTGTTCCGTATTCACGACAAGCCGAGCACCGAAGCGATAACCTCTTTCCGTTCAGTGCTGGCGGAACTGGGGCTGGAATTGCCTGGCGGTAACAAGCCGGAACCACGTGACTACGCGGAACTGCTGGAATCGGTTGCTGACCGTCCTGACGCAGAAATGTTGCAAACCATGCTGTTGCGCTCGATGAAACAAGCGATTTACGATCCGGAAAACCGTGGTCACTTCGGTCTGGCATTGCAGTCCTATGCGCACTTTACTTCGCCGATTCGTCGTTATCCTGACCTGACGCTACACCGCGCCATTAAGTATCTGCTGGCGAAAGAGCAGGGGCATCAGGGCAACACCACTGAAACCGGCGGCTACCATTATTCGATGGAAGAAATGCTGCAACTGGGTCAGCACTGTTCGATGGCGGAACGTCGTGCCGACGAAGCAACGCGCGATGTGGCTGACTGGCTGAAGTGTGACTTCATGCTCGACCAGGTAGGTAACGTCTTTAAAGGCGTGATTTCCAGTGTCACTGGCTTTGGCTTCTTTGTTCGCCTGGATGACTTGTTCATCGATGGTCTGGTCCACGTCTCTTCGCTGGACAATGACTACTATCGCTTTGACCAGGTGGGACAACGCCTGATGGGTGAATCCAGCGGCCAGACTTATCGCCTGGGCGATCGCGTGGAAGTTCGCGTCGAAGCGGTTAATATGGACGAGCGCAAAATCGACTTTAGCCTGATCTCCAGCGAACGCGCACCGCGCAACGTCGGTAAAACCGCGCGCGAGAAAGCGAAAAAAGGCGATGCAGGCAAAAAAGGCGGCAAGCGTCGCCAGGTCGGTAAAAAGGTAAACTTTGAGCCAGACAGCGCCTTCCGCGGCGAGAAAAAAACGAAGCCGAAAGCGGCGAAGAAAGACGCGAGAAAAGCGAAAAAGCCATCGGCGAAAACGCAGAAAATAGCCGCAGCGACCAAAGCGAAGCGTGCGGCGAAGAAAAAAGTGGCAGAGTGATCATTACCCTCTTCAAACAGAAGAGGGTGAATTATCTGTAGGCCGGGCAAGCGTGGCGCTCCCGGCAAAACGTAAACAACGAGTATATTAATGAGCGAAATGATTTACGGCATCCACGCAGTGCAGGCCCTGCTGGAGCGCGCCCCTGAACGTTTTCAGGAAGTCTTTATTTTAAAAGGCCGTGAAGATAAACGTCTGTTGCCGCTGATTCACGCCCTTGAGTCCCAGGGCGTGGTTATCCAGCTGGCAAACCGCCAATATCTCGACGAGAAAAGCGACGGTGCCGTGCATCAGGGCATTATCGCCCGTGTGAAGCCTGGACGTCAGTATCAGGAAAACGATCTGCCGGATCTGATCGCTTCGCTCGATCAGCCGTTCCTGCTGATCCTTGACGGTGTAACCGATCCGCACAACCTCGGCGCGTGCCTGCGTAGCGCGGACGCCGCAGGTGTTCATGCGGTGATTGTGCCGAAAGATCGCTCCGCACAGCTCAACGCCACGGCGAAAAAAGTGGCCTGCGGTGCAGCAGAAAGCGTTCCGCTGATTCGGGTGACTAACCTGGCGCGCACCATGCGTATGTTGCAGGAAGAGAATATTTGGATCGTCGGTACGGCAGGAGAGGCGGATCATACGCTCTATCAGAGCAAAATGACCGGACGGCTGGCACTGGTGATGGGCGCAGAAGGTGAAGGCATGCGTCGCCTGACCCGTGAACATTGCGATGAGTTGATCAGCATCCCAATGGCAGGAAGTGTTTCTTCGCTGAACGTTTCTGTGGCGACAGGCATTTGCTTATTTGAAGCGGTACGCCAGCGTAGCTAATTTCTCGGAATTGTGAAAAGCCATCCAAAATTGGATGGTTTTTTTTTATCTATAGCTGATAAGATAATTATTGAAATAAAACATTCATTATATTAATCATTAACCTCAATTTATATGGAATAATATATGGCATGGAACCCATTAGCGCTGGCTGATGCGCTACAAACCTGGCCTGATATTGATATTAAAAATAGTGAAAACGCATTAATCATGAAAATGAATGATTATGGCGATTTACAGATCAATATCATATTTACTTCGCGACAAATTATTATAGAAACATTTATTTGCCCTGTAAGTTGTATTAAAAATCGTGAAGAATTTAATCTGTTTCTGTTAAGGAATCAGAAATTAATGCCGCTTTCTTCGGTAGGAATCTCCAGTATTCAGCACGAAGAATATTATGTGGTATTTGGTGCTTTATCACTCAATTCCTCACTCAGCGACATTATGCTTGAGATTACTACGCTGGTCGATAACGCGATGGATCTCGCTGAAATCACAGAAGAATACTCACATTAATTACAAGGACCAGTATTTATGGGGATTTTAAAAAGTTTATTTACGTTGGGTAAATCTGTGATCTCGCAAGCGGAAGAATCCATTGAAGAAGCACAGGGCGTTAGAATGCTCGAACAGCATATACGTGATGCCAAAGCAGAATTGGATAAGGCCGGTAAATCACGCGTCGATCTACTGGCAAGAGTGAAATTGAGCAACGATAAACTGAAAGATTTACGTGAACGTAAAGCCAGCCTGGAAAAGCGTGCTCTTGAAGCCTTAAGCAAAAACATCAACCCGTCTTTGATTAATGAAGTTGCAGAAGAGATCGCCCGTCTGGAAAACCTCATCAATGCTGAAGAACAAGTGTTGGCAAATCTTGAAAT
Coding sequences:
- the hflC gene encoding protease modulator HflC, whose protein sequence is MRKSVIAIIIIVLVVLYMSVFVVKEGERGITLRFGKVLRDDDNKPLVYEPGLHFKIPFIETVKMLDARIQTMDNQADRFVTKEKKDLIVDSYIKWRISDFSRYYLATGGGDISQAEVLLKRKFSDRLRSEIGRLDVKDIVTDSRGRLTLEVRDALNSGSAGTEDEVTTPAADNAIAEAAERVTAETKGKVPVINPNSMAALGIEVVDVRIKQINLPTEVSEAIYNRMRAEREAVARRHRSQGQEEAEKLRATADYEVTRTLAEAERQGRIMRGEGDAEAAKLFADAFSKDPDFYAFIRSLRAYENSFSGNQDVMVMSPDSDFFRYMKTPTSATR
- the rnr gene encoding ribonuclease R, whose amino-acid sequence is MSQDPFQEREAEKYANPIPSREFILEHLTKREKPASRDELAVELHIEGEEQLEGLRRRLRAMERDGQLVFTRRQCYALPERLDLVKGTVIGHRDGYGFLRVEGRKDDLYLSSEQMKTCIHGDQVLAQPLGADRKGRREARIVRVLVPKTSQIVGRYFTEAGVGFVVPDDSRLSFDILIPPDQIMGARMGFVVVVELTQRPTRRTKAVGKIVEVLGDNMGTGMAVDIALRTHEIPYIWPQAVEQQVAGLKEEVPEEAKAGRVDLRDLPLVTIDGEDARDFDDAVYCEKKRGGGWRLWVAIADVSYYVRPPTPLDREARNRGTSVYFPSQVIPMLPEVLSNGLCSLNPQVDRLCMVCEMTISSKGRLTGYKFYEAVMSSHARLTYTKVWHILQGDQELREQYAPLVKHLEELHNLYKVLDKAREERGGISFESEEAKFIFNAERRIERIEQTQRNDAHKLIEECMILANISAARFVEKAKEPALFRIHDKPSTEAITSFRSVLAELGLELPGGNKPEPRDYAELLESVADRPDAEMLQTMLLRSMKQAIYDPENRGHFGLALQSYAHFTSPIRRYPDLTLHRAIKYLLAKEQGHQGNTTETGGYHYSMEEMLQLGQHCSMAERRADEATRDVADWLKCDFMLDQVGNVFKGVISSVTGFGFFVRLDDLFIDGLVHVSSLDNDYYRFDQVGQRLMGESSGQTYRLGDRVEVRVEAVNMDERKIDFSLISSERAPRNVGKTAREKAKKGDAGKKGGKRRQVGKKVNFEPDSAFRGEKKTKPKAAKKDARKAKKPSAKTQKIAAATKAKRAAKKKVAE
- the hflK gene encoding FtsH protease activity modulator HflK, whose amino-acid sequence is MAWNQPGNNGQDRDPWGSSKPGGNSEGNGNKGGRDQGPPDLDDIFRKLSKKLGGLGGGKGTGSGGGNSSQGPRPQLGGRVVTIAAAAIVIIWAASGFYTIKEAERGVVTRFGKFSHLVEPGLNWKPTFIDEVKPVNVEAVRELAASGVMLTSDENVVRVEMNVQYRVTNPEKYLYSVTSPDDSLRQATDSALRGVIGKYTMDRILTEGRTVIRSDTQRELEETIRPYDMGITLLDVNFQAARPPEEVKAAFDDAIAARENEQQYIREAEAYTNEVQPRANGQAQRILEEARAYKAQTILEAQGEVARFAKLLPEYKAAPEITRERLYIETMEKVLGNTRKVLVNDKGGNLMVLPLDQMLKGGNAPAAKSDNGASNLLRLPPASSSTTSGASNTSSTSQGDIMDQRRANAQRNDYQRQGE
- the hflX gene encoding ribosome rescue GTPase HflX produces the protein MFDRYDAGEQAVLVHIYFTQDKDMEDLQEFESLVSSAGVEALQVITGSRKAPHPKYFVGEGKAVEIAEAVKATGASVVLFDHALSPAQERNLERLCECRVIDRTGLILDIFAQRARTHEGKLQVELAQLRHLATRLVRGWTHLERQKGGIGLRGPGETQLETDRRLLRNRIVQIQSRLERVEKQREQGRQSRIKADVPTVSLVGYTNAGKSTLFNRITEARVYAADQLFATLDPTLRRIDVADVGETVLADTVGFIRHLPHDLVAAFKATLQETRQATLLLHVIDAADVRVQENIEAVNTVLEEIDAHEIPTLLVMNKIDMLEDFEPRIDRDEENKPIRVWLSAQTGAGIPQLFQALTERLSGEVAQHTLRLPPQEGRLRSRFYQLQAIEKEWMEEDGSVSLQVRMPIVDWRRLCKQEPALIDYLI
- a CDS encoding DUF2065 domain-containing protein is translated as MNSTIWLALALVLVLEGLGPMLYPKAWKKMISAMTNLPDNILRRFGGGLVVAGVVVYYMLRKTIG
- the purA gene encoding adenylosuccinate synthase, coding for MGNNVVVLGTQWGDEGKGKIVDLLTERAKYVVRYQGGHNAGHTLVINGEKTVLHLIPSGILRENVTSIIGNGVVLSPAALMKEMKELEDRGIPVRERLLLSEACPLILDYHVALDNAREKARGAKAIGTTGRGIGPAYEDKVARRGLRVGDLFDKETFAEKLKEVMEYHNFQLVNYYKAEAVDYQKVLDDTMAVADILTSMVVDVSDLLDQARQRGDFVMFEGAQGTLLDIDHGTYPYVTSSNTTAGGVATGSGLGPRYVDYVLGILKAYSTRVGAGPFPTELFDETGEFLCKQGNEFGATTGRRRRTGWLDTVAVRRAVQLNSLSGFCLTKLDVLDGLKEVKLCVAYRMPDGREVTTTPLAADDWKGVEPIYETMPGWSESTFGVKDRSGLPQAALNYIKRIEELTGVPIDIISTGPDRTETMILRDPFDA
- a CDS encoding YjfI family protein; amino-acid sequence: MAWNPLALADALQTWPDIDIKNSENALIMKMNDYGDLQINIIFTSRQIIIETFICPVSCIKNREEFNLFLLRNQKLMPLSSVGISSIQHEEYYVVFGALSLNSSLSDIMLEITTLVDNAMDLAEITEEYSH
- the rlmB gene encoding 23S rRNA (guanosine(2251)-2'-O)-methyltransferase RlmB, encoding MSEMIYGIHAVQALLERAPERFQEVFILKGREDKRLLPLIHALESQGVVIQLANRQYLDEKSDGAVHQGIIARVKPGRQYQENDLPDLIASLDQPFLLILDGVTDPHNLGACLRSADAAGVHAVIVPKDRSAQLNATAKKVACGAAESVPLIRVTNLARTMRMLQEENIWIVGTAGEADHTLYQSKMTGRLALVMGAEGEGMRRLTREHCDELISIPMAGSVSSLNVSVATGICLFEAVRQRS
- the nsrR gene encoding nitric oxide-sensing transcriptional repressor NsrR, translated to MQLTSFTDYGLRALIYMASLPEGRMTSISEVTDVYGVSRNHMVKIINQLSRAGYVTAVRGKNGGIRLGKPASAIRIGDVVRELEPLSLVNCSSEFCHITPACRLKQALSKAVQSFLMELDNYTLADLVEENQPLYKLLLVE